TGTTTTAAGCTCGCAATCAAAAGCTTGCCTTGGTTAACCGGTATGATGGTATTTTTGCTGTTGACCTTACCTTGGTACGTTTGGGCTGAGATACGCACGCCAGGATTTTTAGAGTATTTTATAATTGGCGAACATGTTCAGCGATTCCTTGTGTCAGGCTGGCAAGGTGATCTATACGGTACGGCGCATATTAAACCAAGAGGCATTATTTGGTTGTACTGGCTGGTTTGTGCTAGCCCATGGTCTTTTATCGTCATAGGGTTAATCATTAAAAGGTATCGTGGTGTCGAGTTACCTTCTAACAGGTTCCAGGCCTTAGGCATAAATAAATATCTAATTTGTTGGATGATATCGCCATTATTGTTGTTTACCTTAGCTGGTAATATTTTACCTATTTATGTATTACCTGGGTTCAGCGCGCTAGCAGTGCTTGTTGCATTAAACTGTCGATTGACAAAAACTAGTAACTACTTAGCTTTAGTTTCTTTTGCCTTATTAGGTTTAGTCATCACGTTATTAAACCTTGGGGTTATTAACAAAAAGAGTGAGTCTGAACTACTTGGGGTTAATCGAACTTTTTCCCAATATACACCACTGTATTATTGGAACAAAAGACCTTTTAGTGCTCAATTTTACTCCAAAGGCCAAGCGCAATTACTTACAGATAAAGATGAGTTAATTAATTTGTTAACGTCGGACGAATCTTTTTTTATTGGGATAATACATAGTGATTTTGAAGTATTAAAACCTATTTTAGACCCTATCTGTGTTGGAACTAATCAAACAAAAAAACGTCTGTTATTAAAGTGCAATTAATAAAATAAATATAGTTAAGGATTATCGTTTGAAAATATTACTGGTAGAAGATTGTCAAAGTGTTGCTGAAGTTATTTTTGATTACTTTGAAGAATCAGATTTTGACCTCGATTATGCTGCTACTGGCAATTTGGGATTATCCTTAGCACAATCTCAAAAGTTTGACTGTATTATTCTAGATATCATGTTACCAGGTCTTGATGGTATTAGTCTTTGTCAGCAACTTAGAGCTGAGGGCAATAACACGCCAATTATCATGTTAACTGCAAGAGATACTAATGATGATATGTTACTAGGACTTCGCCAAGGAGCCGATGATTATATTGTAAAACCTTTCAATTTAGAATTACTCGAAGCACGCATTCACAGTGTTACTCGTCGTCATTCAGGGTCAGGTTTTATCACACAAATGACTTGTGGCCCTATTACTCTCGATATAAATACCCATCAAGTATGGCGGGGTAAGCAAGAAATAAAATTAACCCCTATTTGTTTTAAAATATTGAATCTGTTAGTTAAAAATTCACCCAATGTGGTTTCTCGTCAAGAAATAGAAGAAGTATTGTGGTCTGATGATTTACCCGACCAAGATATATTACGAAAACATGTCTATCAGCTTCGTCATAAGGTAGATAAGCCCTTTACAGACAATATTATAGAGACGGTACCTAAATTGGGCTATCGCTTGGTGCCAGCTTAATGAATAACGCTAAACCTATGAGTAGTAAAATTATACGAGTTTATTTATTAGGGGCGATGGTGCTGCTGGTTTTTTATGGGGCTATTTTTTACCATACTGTCCTATACACTGAAAATCAAAGTAGTGAGCGACGTTTAGCATTAATTTCACCTTACCATTTTAAGTTATTTGGCCAAGGTTTTGATGGTGAAATACAAATTGACCCCATGCTAAAAATTTATGATCAATATGATATTTTGCCCTCATCAATAAAACGACGACTCAATAAAAACTGGCAGGGAAGTATCAGTTTTCATTTTGAAGATGACAGTGAATACAGTGTGTTTGCGCAACAAGTTATGACGAACAAAGGTTTGGCCATCGTTTATGCTTTGGAAGATGTTGATGCGATTGAGTGGGACGATACAGAGTTCGCTATTTTTCAAACGGTGATATTTGGACTTGGCCTGCTCATCTATATTATCGCAGCACTCTTTATTATAAAAATGGCTAAACGTATTAGTACGCCATTTTCGACTTTGGCCAATAAATTAGAGAGTCATGATAACGAAAAATATACACCATTATCAATTCAGGGCGAATTATCATTAGAGTTGGTGCAGATGCTGACTAGCATCAATAGTTATCGCAGCAGGATCCGAGATGCTTTTATGAGAGAGCAAGCTTTTACTCGCTACGTCAGTCATGAGTTACGTACGCCTATGACAGTTATCCGTGGTGGCATAAGCATTTTACGGCGATTAGACGATGAAAAAGTCAAAAAGCAGTCTAGCCGAATTGATAATGCGGTTATTGAAATGGAACAGTTAATCCACACTTTTTTGTTAATGGCGAGAAATGAAGATAGCGATACCATCAATGTTGATATTTCTGATGAGTTTATTCAACAAATAGTACAAGACTTTGAATCTACAATAAAAGCAAATCAGGTTAGTTTCCATCAAGAATTACAATGTAACTTTAGCCTAAATGTTCAACCGCTATTATTTGCTGCAGTCATTAAAAACTTATTAAAAAATGCCATTAATTGTAGTGTTGAAGGTAACGTTAGTTTATTTATTTCACCACAACGAATTGATGTTATTGATAATGGTGTTGGGCTTGATGCAAAACCTCGAGGTTATGAAGGTTTTGGCATAGGTCTTAATATTGTTCGGGATATTTGCGAAAAATACCACTGGCAATTCAATATCAAAAATAACCAAGGTGATGGTTGTACAGCCTCGGTTATTTTTAATCAAGAGTCTGCTGTAAGTGAACTCTAACTACTTCTAACAACGATAAGAAATAGTAATGTGGCATCTATTTTTTACTCAATTATTTGTTAAGTCTATTACCTAGATTAACAATTATTAGATAGTCACTACCTTGGTAGGGTGCAATAATCAGGTTAAGCCTTAACTTAAGCCGATTTAAGAATTCATTCATGTGCATATTATTTATTGCTATCGAGCAACACCCAAAGTATCCCTTGATTATTTGTGCTAATAGAGATGAGTTTCATCAACGTCCAACGCAGGCTATGCATGTCTGGCAAGAGTCCAATATCTTGGCAGGAAAAGATCTGCAAGCAGGCGGGACTTGGTTAGGTTTATCGTCAACGGGAAAATTTGCCGCATTAACTAACTTTAGAAAACTCCCCTTAAGTGAGGCACCTAAAAAATCTAGGGGCGATCTTGTTTTACAGGCTTTAGCCGACACTAAAATAAACATGACAGCTGAGTTGGCTCAGCAAGCAAGCCAATATCACGGCTTTAACCTCATCTATGGTTCTTTGAAGCAACTGTACTGTTATGACAGTGTAAATAATCAAAGTCATCAGCTTAGTGATGGAGTGCATAGCATTTGTAATGGTGCGTTAGATGATATTTGGCCTAAAATGGCAAGAGGAGAAAAGCTGCTAAGTGAGACTATACGTTCACAAAAAAACTTATCCATTGAAGCCTTGTTTGATTTAATGACCAATGACAAACAAGCTTTACCGCATTTATTGCCTGAAACAGGCCTTGATGAGGAATGGGAACAACTACTCAGTGCCATTTTTATTAAATCACCTACCTATGGGACACGAACAACCACTATTATCACGCAAGATGTCGAAGGTAATGTTGAAACCTATGACCGTAGTTATGCGCCCTCTGGTGAGTGTATTACTAAGCAACAATTTAATTTAGCAACGGTTTTTGATTAACTGATTCTTTATTATTGAATTAATAAAGTAGTGCTATGTTGTTGATATTTTAAATGTGAAGTATTCAAAATACATCATGATTATTGATTGATAGGTGTTTACTCTCACTGAACTCTGAAAAATAAATAAGCTTATTCAGTGATCATTATTATATCAAAGGTAGACCTCGTGATAATGAATAATAATAGCTTTCTAATACAAGTAACCTTGCTGTATTTTTCAATAATAAAAGGGGTATAGACAAAATAACCCTCAACGTTTATCCATGCACCCAGCGTATCTTCTCGTGATGAACTCAATGTAATTGATTGCTTAATGACCATTTAAACAAAATAAACGAGTTTCCTATAGGAAACTTTATTCACTATTGTGGATTTTATTTCATTTAAAGTGTATTTTGTTGCGCTATCTCAACCTTTGTATCTTAGTAAACATGAATAATGAAAAGGTCAAATTTTTAGATATTTAAAAACCAGCTCAATAATCGATCAGATAGATAATCAATACAGCATTATTAATAGGTGCTAGATAGTAGTAAATATCTACAGTGAATTATTAATGCTTCAACAATTACATGGCAATGTTAACAAGGGAACGCTCATCATTATTTGAGTTTTTCATACCTTCAAAAAAACAAAACATATGCCGCCTTTGCTTAGGAATTTTTTATGGAATTACTTAAGGGTATTACCCTTCTTCTCGCTGCGTTAACCGCATTTTCTTTATTTAGTCGTTTTGCGCCCTACGGCACAAAAGCCATGGGCGGACTTGCCTCCGCGGCGGTTGCTAGTTTTCTCGTTGAAGCTATTCATGCCTACATCTCAGGTGATTTTCTTGGAATTGATTTCCTAAGAGAAACTGGCCTCGCTGCGGGGTCTATGGGAGGGCCTGCTGCGGCAGCTCTTGTCGCATTAGCCTTAGGTGCTAATCCTGTTTTTGCCATCGTTGCTGCTATTGCCACTAAAGGAACCGGTATATTGGCTGGTTTTATTGCAGGCTATATTTGTTACTTTATTTCCAAAGTTATTGAAAAACACCTTCCTGAGGGGATCGATGTTATCGTTGGCGCTTTAATTCTCGCACCGTGTGCTTATATCATTGCTCATGCATCAGGGCCTGTCGTCGGTAGTATTATGGCCATTATAGGCTCAGCTATCACTGGGGCTACTTCTGCATCGCCTTATGTTATGGGCTTTTTACTTGGTGGCTTAATCAAAATGATCTGTACTTCACCATTAAGCTCTATGGCACTTACTGCTATCCTAGGTTTGACGGGTCTTCCTATGGGAATAGCTGCAATTGCCTGTGTTGGCGGATCTTTCACTAATGGTATCTTAATGAAGAGACTCAAATTAGGCGATAGAAACAAAGTTATCGCTATTATGTTGGAGCCACTCACCCAAGCGGATATTGTCACAAGAAATGCCTTCAAGATTTATTCTTGTAACTTTTTCGGCGGAGCCTTATCTGGTTTAGTTGCGGTTTATTTTAATATCATCAACGATGCTCCGGGAACTGCTGCTCCAATACCTGGTTTACTTGCTCCTTTTGCCTTTAATGAAGCGAGTACTGTATTAATGGCTGTTTTGGCTGCGTCTATTTGTGGTATTGCCGCAGGTTATGTTGGCAGTAGTATTCATCTAAAGTTAGATGAAAAACGTGCCAATAAACTTAGCGGAGTTACTCCGGTAACTACTTAAATTGATTGATGTGGTAAAAGGCTGTTCACAGCCTTTTATCACTAGTATAAAGTAGGTTATAAAAGCTAGAGATAACGCTTAAGCTTGCCTATTATGTTTCTGTCAATCCTCATGAACAATCTGCATGTCACTCATACCATTCAAAGAAAGCATAATAATAAAACCTAACGTATTCATACATTTCATTTCAGTCTAGTAAATTGTGTTACAATTGGCGTTTACTTTTTTCAGTGTTGATTTGGTTTGTTGTTTATTATGTTTTTTATCATAAAAACTAATGAGTTAAGCTAAATACAACTTCATTATATCTACCATGAACGATAGCCAAACGATGCTCATATTATTGTGTAATGTAAATATTTATGCACCAAATCCCCTAGGTATTAAAGATGTTCTTATTGCAGGTAATAAAATTGCCGCAATTTATGATCATGGCCAAGGCGAAATTACCATCCCAAAACAATGGCCCGTTAAGGTTATTAATTTTGATGGCGCTATTTTAACGCCTGGTTTTATTGATAGTCATGCTCACATTACCGGTGGCGGCGGAGAAGCAGGTTTTGCGACGCAAGTACCTCCTGTTGGTCTAACTGAATTTACTCATGCTGGTGTAACCACAGTGGTTGGTTTACTTGGCACTGATGATACTACCCGCAGTACCGAAAATTTATTAAGCCGAGTTTATGGCTTGCGTGAAGAAGGATTATCGGCTTATTGTTGGACTGGTGGCTACCACTTTCCTCTAACGACTATCACGGGTAGTGCAAAGTCAGATATTGCTTTTCTTGAACCCGTTATTGGTATCGGAGAGTTTGCCATTAGTGATCATCGCTCTAGCCAACCAACGTTTGAAGAAGTGATTCGCTTAGCGAGTGAAACTCATGTAGCAGGCTTAATCACTGGAAAAGCGGGTGTTATTCATTTTCATTTAGGTGATGGTGAAAGACGTTTAGAATTAATAGAACGCGCAATAAGAGAAACTGAACTTCCTGCACGAGTATTTAATCCAACGCATGTTAATCGTAACAAACCTTTGTTTGAAGATAGTTGTAAATTATTAAGTAAAGGTTGTCATATTGACTTAACAGCATTTCCCGCAGGAACCGCTCAGCCAGGCTGGGAAGCTTGTGACGCAATTGAAATGGCTGTTGAAAGGCAATTACCCTTAGAACAAATAACCCTTAGCTCGGATGGCGGAGGTTGCTTACCTTGTTTTGACCCACAAGGTGAATTACAACATATGGATTTTGGTCGAGCGAGTACATTAGGAGAAACATTGGTAGCAACGTTAAATAAAGGTTTGTCACTTGAAACCGTTCTGCCTATGTTAACAAGCAATGTTGCTAATATTTTACGTTTTAAAAACAAAGGGCAAATCGCCGTTGGTTTTGATGCGGATTTATTGGTGATGAATGAAAAGTATGAAATTACTGATGTCATGGCACAAGGTGTATGGCATAAGCAAAATAATCAAACAATGATTAAAGGTACATTCGAATAGAGGTAAATATGTGTCCAGCAAAAACGACTGACGGTCAACAAAGGGGATTCGTAATCCCAATCGGGGGGGCAGAAGAACGCGTAAATGATCCTATTATTTTAAAGCGTTTTGTTGAGCTTTGTGGTGGAGAGAATGCTTATATAGTTATTATTCCAACCGCATCACAACTCGATGATACAGGGTCAAATTATGAAACTGTTTTTCATGAATTAGGTGTGAAGAAAGCTGTTTCTTTGCCTATTAATGATCGTGAGCAGGCAAATAGTGAAGACTATCTAGCAGAATTAAACAATGCCACTGGCATTTTTATCACTGGTGGTAACCAATTACGCTTGTCTACTATTTTAGGTGGTACTCCGGTGGCTCAAAGCATTCGTAAACTTAATGCTGCAGGTGTTCATGTTGCCGGTACCTCTGCAGGAGCAGCTATTATGCCTGGCCATATGATTGCCGGCGGACGCACTGGGGCTTTACCCAATGAAGAAGGGGTTACTTTTGCACCAGGTATGGGATTGATTAATAAAGTCATAATTGATCAGCATTTTAGCCAACGAAACCGATTAGGACGTTTGTTATCGGCCATCTCTTACAACCCATTTGCTTCAGGTCTTGGTATTTGTGAAAATACAGCTGCCTTTATTGATCCGTCAGGAACTTTGGAAGTCGTTGGTCACGGTAGCATTACTGTGGTTGACCCTTCAGATTTAACCCATAGTTCAATGGCTGATGCTAATAGAGGCGAAGCCATAACGTTAATTGGACTAAAGTTGCACGTGCTTAGCCCCGGCGCAACTTATTGTATCAACGAAAGAATAGCGAAACCTGCAACTTAGACCAGCAGGTAAATTATCCTTCTTTTTAAAGCCTGCCACCTTTTTAGTTGTCAGGCTTTTATTTTTATATTTCATCCATTTAACCGTACCCCCAACGTTTTCATATTCCCTCTAAAAATATTATTTAGCAAGTAGTTTGCGCTTCAATAAAACCGTGTTATCTTTTCTAAACGACGTTTTATGTAGTTGTAATCGTAGTCTAGTTGTTATTGGATAATATAAAGTTCTCGTCAGAGTAATAAAGGAAATCACTATGAAAATACAATCTTCCAACGTGTATGTTGGCCCTAATGTTTATGCTCATTTTCCTGTGATTCGCCATATAGTAGATATCGGCATTTTGGAAAAATATCCCTCAGTTAGACTGGGTAATGAATTTATTCAAGGATTACTCACTCACCTGCCAAGTTTAGACCAGCATGGTTGCTCTTATGGAGAACCTGGTGGTTTTATCAGACGCTTAAAAGAAGATGACGGTACCTGGATTGCTCATATTTGGGAGCATGTTACCCTCGAATTACAATGTATTGCAGGCACAGAAGTCACGTTTGGTAAAACACGTGGCACAGGTAAAGTCGCTGAATACAACATGGTTTTCCAGTACAAACAACGTGATGTCGGCCTTGAAGCAGCGATATTGGCGAGAAATCTATTAATTTCATTAATGCCCGTTGCTATTCAAGTTGAGTTACAAACCAAAATTGAAGACGACTTTGATTTTCAGCAAGAGTTAGCTGATTTTATTCGTTTTGCTCAACGTAAAGAGTTTGGCCCTAGTACCCAATCATTAGTTGATGCTGCAGAAGAGCGTGATATTCCTTGGTTACGTTTAAACGAGTACAGCCTAGTTCAATTTGGTCATGGTAAATATCAAAAGCGAATTCAGGCAACCATCACCAGTGAAACTAAGCATATTGCTGTTGAGATTTCTTGTGATAAAGAAGACACCCATAATTTACTAAATGATCTCGGCTTACCGGTTCCTCAGCAACGTATGGTGTATTCAGATACGCAAGCGGTAAGAATGGCAAAACGCATTGGCTATCCAGTGGTATTAAAGCCGTTAAATGCGAATCATGGTCGTGGTGTTTCTATTGATTTAAACACGGAAGAGCAAGTCATTACCGCTTTTGCCTTTGCCAAAGAACAGGGTACCAGTAGGGCCGTTTTAGTTGAATCTTTCTTAACAGGATTAGACCATCGCATGCTGGTTATTAACGGCGAATTAGTTGCTGTTGCGAAACGTGTACCTGGTCATATAATTGGTGATGGCGTTAATAATATCAGTCAGTTGATTGATATTGTCAATGAAGACCCTCGCCGAGGCGTTGGTCATGAAAAAGTACTGACCCAGTTAGAATTAGACACCCAAGCCGAACGGTTATTAGAAGAAGCCGATTATACACAAGGCACTGTGTTACCCAAAGGTGAAATATTTTACTTACGTTCAACCGCTAATTTGTCGACTGGCGGTACCGCTATTGATATGACTGATGTGGTTCATCCTGACAATAAGACCATGGCTGAACGTGCAGTAAAAGCTGTTGGTCTAGATATCGGCGGGGTTGACTTTTTAACGTCTGATATCACTCAATCTTACAAAGATATTGGTGGCGGTATTGTTGAAGTTAATGCTGCACCTGGCTTTAGAATGCATGTAGCGCCAAGTGAAGGCAAACCAAGAGATGTGGCTGGAAAAGTCATTGATATGTTGTTCCCGCCATCGATACCTAAGCGCATTCCTATTGCCGGAATTACCGGTACAAATGGTAAAACGACAACTTCTAGAATGTTAGCTCATATCTTAAAAAGTGCTGGGCATGTGGTCGGTATGACGTCTACCGATGGCGTTTATGTTGATGGTCAATTATCTGTTAAAGGTGACATGACTGGTCCTGTTTCATCTCAGATTGTTTTACGCGATCCCTCGGTAGATATTGCCGTGTTAGAAACAGCACGTGGGGGTATTGCTCGTTCAGGTCTTGGTTACAATGAATGTGATGTAGCAGCTTGTATTAATGTTCAAGAAGATCATTTAGGCCTTAGAGGCATAGATACGCTTGATCAACTTGCTGAAGTTAAACGTATTGTTGTTGAAGTAGCCAAAGATAGTGTTGTTCTTAATGCTGATGACCCTCAGTGTTTAAAAATGGCTGAACATACCAAAGCTAAACACTTATGCTATGTCACTATGAACACCGGCCATAGTTTAGTCCGCGAGCATATTCGTGCAGGCGGTCGTGCGGTAGTATTAGAAAAAGGTATCAACGGTGACATGATCACCATTTTTGATAACGGCACTCATATTCCCTTACTTTGGACCCATTTAATTCCTGCGACCTTGGAAGGTAAAGCACTGCACAATGTGCAAAACGCTATGTTTGCTGCAGCCTTAGCTTATTGTTTAGATAAACCGCTCGAGGCAATTCAACAAGGTTTAAGAACCTTTACCACGACCTTTTATCAAGCACCCGGAAGAATGAATGTTTTTGATGAACATCACTTTAGAGTAATACTTGATTATGCTCATAATGCAGATGGTGTGCGTTGCATGAGTGAACTGGCGAGTAAGTTAGAAGTTAAAGGTAAGCGTATTACTGTGCTGGCAGGCCCAGGTGATCGTCGTGATGAAGATATAGTGAATATTGCTAAAGCGGCAGCTGGGCATTTCGATATCTACATTTGTAAGGCCGATGATAATCGACGTGGTCGAGGAGTCAATGAAGTTCCAGAACTCTTAGCGTCGTCATTAAGAGCTGAAGGAATTGATGAATCACAAATATATTGTATTTCAGATGAAGTAGAGGCAATAAACAAAGGGCTTGAACTCGCAAATACTGATGACTTATTGATGATCTTTGGTGATGCTATTACACGCTGTTGGAAACAAATTATTAATTTCAATAGTGGTCACGAGCCTGAGCAAGAAGCAGAAAAAACAGCCGTTCAAACCGTTGTTTCTATGCTAGAAACCAGCGAGCCAGATACTTTTGTTTTGGAAAGCGGTATGAAAATTGTTACCGATGAACGAGGTGTTCGTGTGGTATCTGAACACGACGAAGATAGTGATTAATCGTTCGATTTCTCATTGATAAACACAGTTCCAAAAGCGAAGTAATATATGCTAAAAGAAAATATAACACTGAGCTTAGATGATAATCGTCGGCTGACGGGTAGAAATTTATTATCCGATCAGCCTGGCGCAATCATTGATGCTTTTGTATCAGGTATTGATAAAATTACCGTGGTAAATGTTTGGTCAAAGTATGCTCAACAGTTACTCAACGCCGTTAACTGGTTAGAGGATAAAACTTTCTCTCGAATTTTCGAAGATGGAATATCTATTGCCATTAGCGCACCCTTAGATGCACTTTATGCTGCGTGTGATTTGAATGAGTTAGCATGGCAGCTTACCTGTAATGAATTAACTCAAACACCCAATGAAGAATCAATTTCAGCAGCAATAAGTCGTTTAAACCAAGTGATAGCTGAGGAAGTCAATCCAGAGTTACTTGAGTTAATTAAGCAGTCAACGTCTAAAAATATTGTCTATTTGGTTGATGATGATGAATTTTCATTGGGTTATGGTACTACGGCACAAAGTTGGCCAATATCAGCATTGCCTGAGGTATCAACTATAAACTGGTCACAATACAAATCGATTCCACTGGCTTATGTAACAGGCACTAATGGCAAATCGACCAGTGTTCGCATTATGTCGCAAATTATCAAACAAGCGGGTAAATGTTGTGGTGTTACCTCAACCGATTTTATCCGGGTAGGCGATAATATTATTGATCATGGCGACTATTCTGGTCCGGGAGGTGCAAGAATGTTATTACGACACCCTGATACAGAAACCGCTATTTTAGAAGTTGCTCGGGGTGGAATTTTACGTAGAGGATTACCGATAGATAATGTAGATGCAGCATTGATCACTAATATTGCCGAGGATCACCTAGGGCAATATGGTATTAATACTGTTTCAGCATTGGCTCAAGCTAAAGCTGTTGTTGCTAAAGGGTTGTTACCTAACTTAGAAGATAAAGGGCAGGAGCATAATAGGCAAGATAAGGGCAGGTTGGTGCTCAATGCAGATGATGAAAATTTAGTTGTTTTAGCGCCTGAAATACCCGTTACTAAGTCATGGTTTTCCTTACATGAAGATAATGCGACATTACAGCAACATAAACAAAAAGGTGGCGCTGTTTGTTTTGTTAGAGAACAACACTTGGTTTATTCAGTCGGTAATGAAGAGTCGGTAATCATTGCGGTTAATGACATTCCTATGACGCTAAACGGTGCGGCTTTGCACAATATTCAAAATGCCCTTGGCGCTATCGCGTTAGCTAAATGTCTCAATGTTGAGAATGAGGCTATTAAAATAGCGCTATCAAATTTTGCCAGCAATGTTGAGGATAATCCCGGCAGAGGTAATCATTTTACTGTTAAAAGTGCAGAAGTGATTATGGACTTTGCACATAATGTTCATAGCATGGAAGCGATGGCTGTAACCACGGCGAACATGAAAGCACAGCGTAAATTTTTAATGCTAAGTCATGCGGGAGATCGAACTGACAATGAGATCATCAATATGACTAAAACGGCATTAAAAATGAAACCTGATTTCATCGTTGCTGCGGAGTTAGTTCCTTATTTACGAGGGAGAACATTGGGAGAAATACCTCAGCTTATTGTAGATACGGCGCTTGCTTATGGCATGAAAAGAAGTGACATTTATATTGCAGATAGTCCTTTTAAAGGCGCAAACTATATTGTAGAACAGTTACGAGAAAAGGATTTAGCATTACTGATGGTTTTATCAGAGAGAGAAGAGATAATCGAGCTTTTGCTTGATAAAGCTTTTTTTAGATAGGGAAACTCTGTATCAGTCACAAATAAGCCCCCTATATTAAGGGGGGCTTATTTGACATCAAATGACTAAACGTTTACTGCGTCTTTCAATGCTTTACCCGCTTTAAAAGCAGGTACTTTCGCCGCAGAAATTTGGATCTCTGCACCTGTTTGAGGATTGCGACCTGTACGAGCAGCACGGTCATTTACTTTGTAAGTACCAAAACCCACTAATGCGACATCACCGCCATTAGCTAATTCAGTTGTTACAGAACCAATTAAACTATCTAAAGCACGGCCAGCTGAAGCTTTTGAAATGTCTGCGCCTTCAGCGATTTTCTCTACCAATTCACTTTTGTTCATTATTATTATTCCTTAATTATGGTTGTCACTAACATACTAAAAAATAACTGTGAATTGAGCAATAGAAATCGTAAATTTTGTGCGAAATGTCGACATTTTATTTGTTTTACGGTTAGTTAAAGCAATATGTATACTAATTTTCAAGCAATATGCTTATCTCAGAGTGCATGAACAATCATTGTTTTCT
The DNA window shown above is from Colwellia psychrerythraea 34H and carries:
- a CDS encoding PTS sugar transporter subunit IIC, coding for MELLKGITLLLAALTAFSLFSRFAPYGTKAMGGLASAAVASFLVEAIHAYISGDFLGIDFLRETGLAAGSMGGPAAAALVALALGANPVFAIVAAIATKGTGILAGFIAGYICYFISKVIEKHLPEGIDVIVGALILAPCAYIIAHASGPVVGSIMAIIGSAITGATSASPYVMGFLLGGLIKMICTSPLSSMALTAILGLTGLPMGIAAIACVGGSFTNGILMKRLKLGDRNKVIAIMLEPLTQADIVTRNAFKIYSCNFFGGALSGLVAVYFNIINDAPGTAAPIPGLLAPFAFNEASTVLMAVLAASICGIAAGYVGSSIHLKLDEKRANKLSGVTPVTT
- a CDS encoding NRDE family protein is translated as MCILFIAIEQHPKYPLIICANRDEFHQRPTQAMHVWQESNILAGKDLQAGGTWLGLSSTGKFAALTNFRKLPLSEAPKKSRGDLVLQALADTKINMTAELAQQASQYHGFNLIYGSLKQLYCYDSVNNQSHQLSDGVHSICNGALDDIWPKMARGEKLLSETIRSQKNLSIEALFDLMTNDKQALPHLLPETGLDEEWEQLLSAIFIKSPTYGTRTTTIITQDVEGNVETYDRSYAPSGECITKQQFNLATVFD
- a CDS encoding ArnT family glycosyltransferase, whose product is MVDSENHNSNVTTSLVFWAATLILSLIVIRLVSLGLFPLYDTTEARYGEMARIMFETNNWVTPQFDYNIPFWGKPPFQTWLSALSFSWFGISEFSARLPHFACGLITGYLVYRFTKSLTNKNTAVFSLLILTSSLGFIIAIGMVMTDSALLMSYTLAMVGYWQCYSQKDKIVSGHLFFVALALGMLIKGPVVVVLIGISLVSWSLWQGCFKLAIKSLPWLTGMMVFLLLTLPWYVWAEIRTPGFLEYFIIGEHVQRFLVSGWQGDLYGTAHIKPRGIIWLYWLVCASPWSFIVIGLIIKRYRGVELPSNRFQALGINKYLICWMISPLLLFTLAGNILPIYVLPGFSALAVLVALNCRLTKTSNYLALVSFALLGLVITLLNLGVINKKSESELLGVNRTFSQYTPLYYWNKRPFSAQFYSKGQAQLLTDKDELINLLTSDESFFIGIIHSDFEVLKPILDPICVGTNQTKKRLLLKCN
- a CDS encoding cyanophycinase yields the protein MCPAKTTDGQQRGFVIPIGGAEERVNDPIILKRFVELCGGENAYIVIIPTASQLDDTGSNYETVFHELGVKKAVSLPINDREQANSEDYLAELNNATGIFITGGNQLRLSTILGGTPVAQSIRKLNAAGVHVAGTSAGAAIMPGHMIAGGRTGALPNEEGVTFAPGMGLINKVIIDQHFSQRNRLGRLLSAISYNPFASGLGICENTAAFIDPSGTLEVVGHGSITVVDPSDLTHSSMADANRGEAITLIGLKLHVLSPGATYCINERIAKPAT
- a CDS encoding response regulator transcription factor — protein: MKILLVEDCQSVAEVIFDYFEESDFDLDYAATGNLGLSLAQSQKFDCIILDIMLPGLDGISLCQQLRAEGNNTPIIMLTARDTNDDMLLGLRQGADDYIVKPFNLELLEARIHSVTRRHSGSGFITQMTCGPITLDINTHQVWRGKQEIKLTPICFKILNLLVKNSPNVVSRQEIEEVLWSDDLPDQDILRKHVYQLRHKVDKPFTDNIIETVPKLGYRLVPA
- a CDS encoding sensor histidine kinase, yielding MSSKIIRVYLLGAMVLLVFYGAIFYHTVLYTENQSSERRLALISPYHFKLFGQGFDGEIQIDPMLKIYDQYDILPSSIKRRLNKNWQGSISFHFEDDSEYSVFAQQVMTNKGLAIVYALEDVDAIEWDDTEFAIFQTVIFGLGLLIYIIAALFIIKMAKRISTPFSTLANKLESHDNEKYTPLSIQGELSLELVQMLTSINSYRSRIRDAFMREQAFTRYVSHELRTPMTVIRGGISILRRLDDEKVKKQSSRIDNAVIEMEQLIHTFLLMARNEDSDTINVDISDEFIQQIVQDFESTIKANQVSFHQELQCNFSLNVQPLLFAAVIKNLLKNAINCSVEGNVSLFISPQRIDVIDNGVGLDAKPRGYEGFGIGLNIVRDICEKYHWQFNIKNNQGDGCTASVIFNQESAVSEL
- the iadA gene encoding beta-aspartyl-peptidase, with protein sequence MNDSQTMLILLCNVNIYAPNPLGIKDVLIAGNKIAAIYDHGQGEITIPKQWPVKVINFDGAILTPGFIDSHAHITGGGGEAGFATQVPPVGLTEFTHAGVTTVVGLLGTDDTTRSTENLLSRVYGLREEGLSAYCWTGGYHFPLTTITGSAKSDIAFLEPVIGIGEFAISDHRSSQPTFEEVIRLASETHVAGLITGKAGVIHFHLGDGERRLELIERAIRETELPARVFNPTHVNRNKPLFEDSCKLLSKGCHIDLTAFPAGTAQPGWEACDAIEMAVERQLPLEQITLSSDGGGCLPCFDPQGELQHMDFGRASTLGETLVATLNKGLSLETVLPMLTSNVANILRFKNKGQIAVGFDADLLVMNEKYEITDVMAQGVWHKQNNQTMIKGTFE